Proteins co-encoded in one Hyla sarda isolate aHylSar1 chromosome 4, aHylSar1.hap1, whole genome shotgun sequence genomic window:
- the ANKDD1A gene encoding ankyrin repeat and death domain-containing protein 1A isoform X10, whose product MSTLCSHDLLSCRVYFPLLFSYNQGSSQRMGREFLHFYHNRNTVPIKWNAAGPTLEWKSCLGRTALHLAAEHGILEVVEFLIGSGCHHSLKDKEGNTALHLAAKNGHTDVLQKIVEIGVEFNGKNQEGLTALHLATEGGHFDCARVLLEAGCNVNVQTEKGMNSLHYAAFHGLEDIARMLIDAGININAVNNQKSTALHIAVLQNFPSIVKLFIDCECDLDITDYRRQTPLHIAAEHGRQEMAEMILIAGVNLKLQDKQGKTSLDVAARGNHINLADMIIKADRFYKWDKDNMNSDSDSWEARHLTFRQDHRLETQHIRSVIWRLATKYLKPNEWKKLAQYWKFTDAHIRAIEQQWTGSKSYRDHGHRMLLIWLHGVVMAEENPVKGLYEGLVGIGRRDLAESIRRMANADDSSPKTCAAM is encoded by the exons ATGTCAACACTTTGCAGTCATGACTTACTGAGCTGCAGAGTATATTTTCCATTGCTCTTCAGTTATAATCAGGGCTCAAGTCAACGCATGGGaagggagttcctgcacttttaccacaacaggaacactgttcccattaaatGGAATGCTGCAGGACcaacccttgagtggaaatcttgc CTCGGGAGGACTGCGCTTCACCTGGCTGCAGAACATGGAATTCTGGAGGTGGTGGAATTCCTGATCGGTTCTGGCTGCCACCATAGCCTAAAGGACAAG GAGGGCAACACAGCTCTGCACTTAGCAGCAAAGAATGGCCATACAGATGTTTTACAGAAAATAGTTGAGATTGGAGTGGAGTTCAATGGAAAAAACCAG GAAGGACTGACTGCCTTACATCTCGCTACAGAGGGTGGACACTTTGACTGTGCCAGAGTTCTCTTGGAAGCTGGATGTAACGTCAATGTACAAACAGAG AAAGGAATGAATAGTCTTCATTATGCAGCTTTCCATGGGCTCGAAGACATCGCCAGGATGCTGATAGATGCTGGAATAAACATCAATGCAGTGAACAAT CAAAAGTCAACCGCCCTGCATATAGCTGTCCTGCAGAACTTTCCCTCCATAGTGAAGCTTTTCATTGACTGCGAGTGTGACCTGGACATTACAGATTAC AGGCGACAGACTCCTCTCCATATAGCGGCAGAACATGGGCGTCAGGAAATGGCAGAAATGATCCTCATAGCAGGAGTGAATCTGAAGTTACAAGACAAG CAAGGAAAGACATCCCTTGATGTGGCCGCTCGAGGGAATCACATCAATTTGGCAGACATGATTATCAAGGCAGATCGATTTTACAAATGGGATAAG GACAATATGAACAGTGATTCTGACTCCTGGGAAGCCAGGCACTTGACGTTCCGACAAGACCACCGTCTGGAGACGCAGCATATCCGCTCTGTTATCTGGAGGCTTGCAACTAAATACCTAAAACCCAATGAGTGGAAGAAGTTGGCACAATACTGGAAATTCACTGATGCACACATCCGTGCTATAGAGCAGCAGTGGACAG GGAGCAAAAGCTACAGGGACCACGGACACAGGATGCTGCTGATCTGGTTGCATGGGGTGGTGATGGCTGAAGAGAACCCAGTAAAAGGATTGTATGAAGGCCTTGTTGGCATTGGGAGGAGAGATCTCGCAG